One region of Wyeomyia smithii strain HCP4-BCI-WySm-NY-G18 chromosome 3, ASM2978416v1, whole genome shotgun sequence genomic DNA includes:
- the LOC129729530 gene encoding hydroxymethylglutaryl-CoA lyase, mitochondrial, with product MFQMLRRLIRVCSIRDYTTNMAQPTSVRIVEVGPRDGLQNEPTLLPAETKIELVNALSETGLRSIEVTSFVSSKWVPQMGDNAEVFKGINKLPGISYSVLTPNLKGFQAALKAGAEEVAVFGAASESFTKKNVNCSIAESLSRFQDVMDAAKEANVRVRGYVSTVVGCPYEGKIKPSAVVRVVDKLLEMGCYEISLGDTIGVGTPGNFSEMLREVTKIAPISMLAVHCHDTYGQALPNILASLDFGVAVIDASVSGLGGCPYARGASGNAATEDVVYMLHGLGIDTGIDLGKLVNVGKFICEKLGRQSESKVNRAMRKTNPCAAG from the exons atgtttcaaatgttaCGGCGCTTAATTCGTGTGTGCTCCATCAGAGATTATACAACG AATATGGCTCAACCTACCTCAGTTCGGATTGTGGAAGTAGGACCCCGGGATGGGCTTCAAAATGAACCCACTCTGTTGCCTGCAGAAACCAAAATTGAACTTGTAAATGCTTTGTCGGAGACCGGCCTGCGGTCTATTGAAGTTACCAGCTTCGTAAGTTCTAAGTGGGTTCCGCAAATGGGTGATAACGCGGAGGTGTTCAAGGGGATCAATAAATTACCCGGCATCAGCTATTCAGTTTTGACGCCTAACTTAAAAGGATTTCAAGCTGCT TTAAAAGCTGGTGCTGAGGAAGTGGCTGTTTTCGGTGCAGCATCCGAAAGTTTCACTAAGAAAAATGTCAATTGTTCAATCGCCGAAAGTCTATCTCGATTCCAAGATGTTATGGATGCAGCAAAGGAAGCTAACGTTAGAGTGAGAGGATACGTCTCAACTGTTGTTG GGTGCCCTTATGAGGGGAAAATCAAACCATCAGCCGTGGTTCGTGTAGTTGACAAATTGTTGGAGATGGGTTGCTATGAAATTTCCCTTGGCGACACTATCGGAGTCGGAACACCAGGAAACTTCTCGGAAATGCTGCGTGAAGTAACCAAAATTGCACCAATCAGCATGCTAGCCGTTCACTGTCACGATACGTATGGTCAGGCTTTGCCTAACATTTTGGCATCGTTAGACTTTGGAGTGGCCGTGATTGATGCCTCGGTATCGGGTCTCGGTGGATGTCCCTACGCTCGAGGTGCGTCGGGAAATGCGGCAACAGAAGATGTGGTTTATATGTTGCACGGACTAGGAATCGACACTGGTATCGATTTGGGGAAGCTTGTTAatgttggaaaatttatctgcgAAAAACTTGGACGACAGTCAGAATCGAAGGTTAACCGGGCCATGAGAAAAACTAATCCTTGTGCTGCAGGGTAA